Proteins from a single region of Haloarcula laminariae:
- a CDS encoding branched-chain amino acid ABC transporter permease produces MVAGELISQSIVNGILLGGIYAVAALGLSLVFGIMDIVNLAHGHMLMVGAYVAILVFAATGITPLVGMFIAMGLLFALGVVLQKVLLKHVVGEGIEQPIIVLFGLALILQNIGQLVLGGDARTADLGIPGSGIDLGFAFLSLPRTVTFVVAVVLIAATWAFLQYTRTGQAIRATAQNRTAARYMGIDTDRIYVLTLGIGTALAGAAGALLSMLFPIDPFVGWSYLLKAFAVVVLGGVGSILGTLVGGVVLGVSENLGALYLGGGYRNVVSLLIFLGVLLLKPEGLFGSGGGGGE; encoded by the coding sequence ATGGTAGCAGGCGAGCTCATCTCACAGTCGATTGTCAACGGGATACTCCTGGGCGGCATCTACGCCGTCGCAGCGCTGGGACTGTCGCTCGTGTTCGGTATCATGGATATCGTGAACCTCGCTCACGGCCATATGCTGATGGTCGGCGCGTACGTCGCGATACTCGTGTTCGCGGCGACGGGCATCACGCCGCTGGTCGGGATGTTCATCGCGATGGGGCTGCTGTTTGCCCTCGGTGTCGTCCTCCAGAAGGTGCTGTTGAAACACGTCGTCGGCGAGGGCATCGAACAGCCGATCATCGTGCTGTTCGGGCTCGCGCTGATCCTCCAGAACATCGGGCAACTGGTGCTGGGCGGTGACGCCCGGACGGCGGACCTCGGCATCCCCGGCAGCGGTATCGACCTCGGGTTTGCCTTTCTGTCCCTGCCCCGGACAGTGACGTTCGTCGTCGCGGTCGTCCTCATCGCTGCGACGTGGGCGTTCCTCCAGTACACCAGGACGGGACAGGCCATCCGTGCGACCGCCCAGAACAGGACGGCAGCCCGGTACATGGGTATCGACACCGACCGGATCTACGTCCTCACGCTCGGCATCGGGACGGCACTGGCCGGTGCGGCCGGCGCGCTGCTCTCGATGCTGTTCCCGATCGACCCCTTCGTCGGCTGGTCGTATCTGCTGAAGGCGTTCGCCGTCGTGGTGCTGGGCGGCGTCGGGAGCATCCTCGGGACCCTCGTCGGCGGCGTCGTCCTCGGGGTCTCCGAGAACCTCGGTGCGCTGTACCTCGGTGGCGGCTACCGAAACGTCGTGAGCCTGCTCATCTTCCTCGGTGTGTTGCTGCTCAAGCCCGAGGGGCTGTTCGGTAGCGGTGGTGGTGGTGGCGAATGA
- a CDS encoding substrate-binding domain-containing protein → MVSDDSPVTRRSYLKATAGTAAVASLAGCAFGGESSDDTLTIAGTVPETGQFSSLGEDLRRGYELGQSRMNEQLDRDVELILQDDESDAQTLRQNLQQMTSNNDVNMIWGSFSSLLVTAGSAFAENQNLPFLGIAFAYEEPHRNDNYEWTYSPFPKSRDVARSTLGTLDLIPEEERPSRIGIWEPNSGWGKEQADYWENRLGEEGYNIVLRETFEIGSQDFSTLISQSQSADVEVLLSNPTPGGGITAVNQMQSNNWSPKMLKFVRGADPSAWWSALEDAGAYALMCPGWVPGLTGNGNQRLRESYTSEYDTEGEYMPVNVGGSYNLTQVALQSVQAAGSIEAGDIQSALRSETFQTVIGEFGFEDNGLPAEGELTAPTGQWWDGAQRLAYPNTDSERSLDFRYPIPPWSER, encoded by the coding sequence ATGGTAAGCGACGACAGCCCAGTCACGCGTCGGTCGTATCTCAAAGCAACCGCCGGAACTGCCGCGGTCGCCAGCCTCGCCGGCTGTGCGTTCGGTGGCGAGAGCAGCGACGACACACTGACCATAGCGGGAACGGTCCCTGAGACGGGACAGTTCTCCTCTCTCGGAGAGGACCTCCGACGCGGCTACGAGCTCGGACAGTCCAGGATGAACGAGCAACTCGACCGCGACGTCGAGCTCATCCTCCAGGACGACGAGAGCGACGCGCAGACGCTTCGGCAGAACCTCCAGCAGATGACCAGCAACAACGACGTCAACATGATCTGGGGGAGCTTCTCCAGTCTGCTGGTCACCGCCGGGAGCGCCTTCGCCGAGAACCAGAACCTCCCGTTCCTCGGCATCGCGTTCGCTTACGAGGAGCCACACCGGAACGACAACTACGAGTGGACATACTCGCCGTTCCCGAAGTCCCGCGACGTCGCCCGGTCGACGCTCGGGACACTGGACCTCATCCCCGAGGAGGAGCGACCGAGCCGCATCGGTATCTGGGAGCCCAACTCCGGGTGGGGCAAGGAGCAGGCCGACTACTGGGAGAACCGCCTGGGCGAGGAAGGGTACAACATCGTCCTGCGCGAGACGTTCGAAATCGGCTCACAGGACTTCTCGACGCTTATCAGCCAGTCACAGAGCGCCGACGTGGAGGTGCTGCTGTCGAACCCGACGCCCGGCGGCGGCATCACGGCGGTCAACCAGATGCAGTCGAACAACTGGTCGCCCAAGATGCTCAAGTTCGTCCGCGGGGCGGACCCGTCCGCGTGGTGGTCGGCGCTTGAGGACGCGGGCGCGTACGCGCTGATGTGTCCCGGATGGGTCCCCGGTCTGACGGGCAACGGCAACCAGCGCCTCCGTGAGTCCTACACGAGCGAGTACGACACGGAAGGCGAGTACATGCCGGTCAACGTCGGCGGCTCGTACAACCTCACGCAGGTCGCCCTGCAGTCCGTCCAAGCCGCCGGGTCCATCGAGGCCGGCGACATACAGAGCGCGCTCCGCAGCGAGACGTTCCAGACGGTCATCGGCGAGTTCGGCTTCGAGGACAACGGCCTCCCCGCCGAAGGCGAGCTGACGGCACCGACCGGGCAGTGGTGGGACGGCGCGCAGCGACTGGCCTACCCCAACACCGACTCCGAGCGCTCCCTCGACTTCCGGTACCCGATCCCACCGTGGAGTGAGCGCTAG
- a CDS encoding acyl-CoA thioesterase: MSFERTWTVRFSDSDPFGIAHYPRIVDALHETSDIFMEEVGFPFWELSQDRGFGLPLVEIDFEFSSPVEAGDKVTIALTPDVGDRSVRFEYTATCDGEVAFEGYEQRVCAEHGGGGAIEVPEDLRDALAPYTEG; the protein is encoded by the coding sequence ATGAGCTTCGAACGGACGTGGACCGTGCGGTTCTCAGATTCCGACCCGTTCGGTATCGCTCACTACCCGCGTATCGTCGACGCCCTCCACGAGACGTCGGACATATTCATGGAGGAGGTGGGGTTCCCGTTCTGGGAGCTCTCCCAGGACCGCGGTTTCGGCCTCCCGCTCGTCGAGATAGACTTCGAGTTCAGCTCCCCCGTAGAAGCCGGCGACAAGGTGACAATCGCGCTGACGCCGGATGTGGGCGACAGGAGCGTCCGGTTCGAGTACACCGCGACGTGTGACGGGGAAGTCGCCTTCGAGGGGTACGAACAGCGGGTGTGTGCCGAACACGGCGGCGGCGGGGCAATCGAGGTGCCGGAGGACCTGCGCGACGCGTTAGCCCCATACACTGAGGGATGA
- a CDS encoding cupin domain-containing protein, with protein sequence MAQTEPDEQELEEQLELSSDTRGLLERHNLRPLWEVEDDFGNTLDDLEADIWKWEDIQAAIDGVEDDVPINDLPPGFQRRVAVPINASFGNAISNTIYVGVQTVSPGETAPSHRHGANALRFSIDGNEDMKTIVAGEEFPMKDNDLITTPQWEWHDHVNDSDETAAWLDVLDLPLVLDSLNARNTFENHELERQPVTKTQGYWESQYGQGRPEADKKDKGIPGPFEGIREATPPHRFKWSEMLQSLRQRAENDNPDPYDGYSLSYVNPATGSPPLFPTMSFRAQLLQEATDAHFHNTTEVYFVVEGEGATHVNGEALEWGERDIFVVPPDATHHHEPDNDEAILLGMTDRPVFEAMNFYAEASPSS encoded by the coding sequence ATGGCCCAGACAGAGCCAGACGAACAGGAGCTTGAGGAACAGCTCGAATTGAGTTCCGACACACGGGGTCTGCTCGAGCGGCACAACCTCCGCCCGCTGTGGGAGGTCGAGGACGACTTCGGAAACACGCTCGACGACCTGGAGGCGGACATCTGGAAGTGGGAAGACATCCAGGCCGCCATCGACGGCGTCGAGGACGACGTCCCGATCAACGACCTGCCGCCCGGCTTCCAGCGCCGAGTGGCGGTTCCGATCAACGCCTCGTTCGGGAACGCGATCTCGAACACCATCTACGTCGGTGTCCAGACCGTCTCGCCCGGCGAGACGGCACCGTCCCACCGCCACGGTGCGAACGCGCTGCGGTTCTCCATCGACGGCAACGAGGACATGAAGACGATCGTCGCGGGTGAGGAGTTCCCGATGAAGGACAACGACCTCATCACGACGCCCCAGTGGGAGTGGCACGACCACGTCAACGACTCCGACGAGACGGCGGCTTGGCTCGACGTGCTCGACCTGCCGCTCGTGCTCGACTCCCTGAACGCCCGGAACACGTTCGAGAACCACGAGCTCGAACGCCAGCCGGTCACGAAGACCCAGGGGTACTGGGAGTCCCAGTACGGTCAGGGGCGCCCGGAAGCGGACAAGAAAGACAAGGGCATCCCCGGCCCGTTCGAGGGCATCCGGGAGGCGACGCCGCCCCACCGGTTCAAGTGGTCCGAGATGCTCCAGTCGCTTCGCCAGCGGGCGGAAAACGACAACCCGGACCCCTACGACGGCTACAGCCTCTCGTACGTCAACCCCGCGACCGGCTCGCCGCCGCTGTTCCCGACGATGTCGTTCCGCGCACAGCTGTTGCAGGAAGCGACGGACGCGCACTTCCACAACACGACGGAAGTGTACTTCGTCGTCGAGGGCGAGGGCGCGACCCACGTCAACGGCGAGGCGCTGGAGTGGGGCGAACGGGACATCTTCGTCGTCCCGCCGGACGCGACCCACCACCACGAGCCCGACAACGACGAGGCGATTTTGCTCGGGATGACCGACCGGCCGGTGTTCGAAGCGATGAACTTCTACGCCGAAGCCAGCCCCTCGTCGTAA